The nucleotide sequence CGGTGCTGCCGTAGGGGACCGGCCCGGCCGCCGGCCCGGGGTCGACGGCCATGACCTCACCGGCGTCGACCTGGTCGCTGCGGCCGTCCTCGATCCGCTCGACGGTGAAGCCCAGGCCCTGCAGGTTGGCCGTGGCCTGCTCGGGCGTCTGCCCGGTGACGTCCGGGACCGCCACGGGCGCCCGGCCCTGGCTGACCACGGCCGTCACGACCTGGTCGCGCTTGAGCTCGATGCCGGCGGCCGGCTCGAAACGGATGACCATGCCCGGGGGGACGTCGTCGTCGTAGTCCTGGCCGCGGGTCACCTGCACCGGGAGGTCGCGCTGGATCGCGGCCTCGACCTCGTCGATGGGCAGGCCCACGAGGTCGGGCGGGACGATGTAGCGCTCGGGCCCCTTGGAGACGACGACGCGCACGTCGGTCCCGCGGATGACCTCCCCCTCGGCGGGGTCGGCGGAGATGACCACGCCGTCGGGAACGGTCTCGCTCCACTCGGAGACCACCGGGTCGGGGTCGAGGCCGGCGCCCTGCAGGAGGTCGATCGCGGCCGCCTCCTCCTTGCCCGCCAGTTCCGGCACGTCGGTCCAGCGGCCCACGCCGACCCACCAGCCGACCGCGCCGATGGTGATGGTCATGAGCAGCACGACCGCCACGGCGAGCCGGCCGCGACGCCGCCGGATGTGGTCCGGCACGCCGGGGCGGGGGCGCGCCGGTCCGGGACGGCGGCCGTGCACGTCGGTGGTGGGGCCGGCCCCCATGCCCGGGAGCGTGCTCGTCCCCCTCGGGCGGGACGCCCGGGCGCCGAGCACCTCGGTGCCCGGGTTGCTCGGGTGACCGGGCCGGGGCCGGGTCGGCCGGTTGGTGGGCCGCAGCGTCGCCGGGCCGGCCGTCGTCTGCCCGGTGGGTACCGGGACGGGCTCGAGGCCGAGGTCCTTGCGCACGTCGGAGAGCTCGGCGAGGAACGCCCCGGCGTCCAGCGGCCGGCCGGCGGCATCGCGCCGCGTGGTTCGGGCGACCAGGTCGTCGACCTGCCACGGCAGGCCGGGGACGTCCTTCGACGGGGCGGGGACGTCGTGATGGACGTGCTGGTACGCGACCGCGAGCGGCGTGTCGCCACCGTAGGGCGGGTGCCCGGTGAGCATCTCGAAGAGCACGATCCCGGCGGCGTAGATGTCGCTGCGGGCGTCGGCGCGGCCGCGCTCGAGCTGCTCCGGTGACAGGTAGGCCACCGTGCCGATCAGGACGCCACCGGTCTGGCTGGTCTGCCCGGTGCCGACAACGGCGCGGGCCAGGCCGAAGTCGGCGACCTTGACCACGCCGTCGACGCCGATGAGCACGTTCTCGGGCTTGATGTCGCGGTGCACGATGCCGGCGCGGTGCGCGGCGGTGAGCCCGGCCAGCATCGGCTCGAGCACCGCGAACGCCTCGGCGACGGTGAGCCGGCCCCGGGCGCTGAGCAGGTCGCGGAGGGTGCGGCCGCGGACCAGCTCCATGACGAGGAACACCAGGCCCTGGTCGCTGCCCTGGTCGCTGACGCCGACGACGTTGGGGTGGCTGAGCATCGCCGCCGCGCGCGCCTCGCGGGTGAACCGGTCGACGAACGTGGGGTCGTGGGCCAGGTGCTCGGCCATGACCTTGACCGCGACGGTGCGGTGCAGCCGGAGATCGGTGGCGGCGTAGACGGTGGACATCCCGCCGCGTGCCAGCCGTTCCTCGAGGCGATAGCGCCCCTCGAGAACGAGGCCGACCACGGGGTCGGTCACGGCGGTGTCCACCCCGCCGAGTGTAGGAGCGGGATCGGCCGCGGTGGCCCAACCACGCGGTGGAGGAGGCGGCTGGTACGGCTGGTACGCGTGGTCAGGTGCGCCGGATCACGCCGGCCGGCGTCACGGTGTCGCGTGGCAGCGAGCGCACGTCGGGGAGGCCGCACAGAGCCATGGTGTGCGCCAGCTCCGCGCTCAGCCCGTCGAGCACCCCGGCGACACCCCGGGTTCCCCCGGTCGCGAGCCCCCAGGCGACGGGCCGCGCGACGAAGACCGCCGTCGCACCCAGGGCCAGCGCGGTGAGCGCGTCGGAGCCCGACCGGATCCCGCCGTCGACGTACACCTCGACGTCGTCGCCGACGGCGTCGACCACTTCGGGCAGGGCGTGGGCGCTGCTCACGGCGGGGTCCACCTGGCGGCCGCCGTGCGTCGAGACCCACACCGCGGCGGCGCCGGCCTGCACGCAGTGCGCGGCGTCGTCCCCCCGCAGGACGCCCTTGACGATCACCGGCAGGCCCGAGACCTGGCCGAAGCGGGCGATGTCGTCGAAGGTCCAGGTGGCGGTCACCAGGTCCGTGAACGTGGGCCGGAGGTGCTCCGGCGGGTGGTTGGCCATCCGCAGCCCCTCGGGGAGGGCGAAGCCGTGCCGCATGTCCCGGCGCCGGCGGCCCAGCAGCGGCAGGTCGACGGTGAGCACCAGGGCCCGGTAGCCCGCGTCGCCGGCGCGGCGGGCGAGGTCGTCGGTGTGGGCGTCGGAGACCGACCGGTAGAGCTGGAACCACTGCGGGCTGTCCGGCGCGGCGGCCGACACCTCCTCCAGGGTCTGCGTCGCGCTGGTCGAGACGGTCATCAGCGCGCCGGTGGCCGCCGCGGCGCGCGCCGTGGCCAGCTCCCCGTCGGGGTGGGCCATGCCCTGGTAGGCCCACGGGGCGACGCCGATCGGCGTCCGCACCGGGGTGCCGAGCAGCTCGGTGCCCAGCCGCACCGTCGTGACGCCGCGCAGCACCCGGGGGCGCAGCCGCCACGAGCGCCAGGCGGCCGTGGCCTCGCTCGTCGTCGTCTCGGTTTCGGCGCCGCCGGCGTAGTAGTCGTAGACGGGTGGCGCCAGCACCTCGCGCGCCCGGGCCTCGAGCACCTCGAGATCCAGGTACGGGGGCTCGGGTCGCGGGTCCTCGGGGATCTCCTGGCCGACGAGCTGCTCGCGCGCGCCCGGCACCGGGGTGTCGGCTGGTCCGATGGTCGCCATAGGCTCGCACTCTATGGACACGCTCACGCCCGCGGAGGTCGCCCAGCTCCTGGGCACCTCGCCGAACCGGGTCCGGCAGCTGCTGCGCGACCGGAAGCTGATGGCCGTGCCCGGCAGCGGCAACGGCAGGATCCCCGCCGCCTTCGTGCAGGACGGCGTGATCCTCAAGCACCTGCCGGGGCTGCTGACCGTGCTCCAGGACGGCGGGTTCACCGACGAGGAGGCCTTCGACTGGCTGTTCCGGGAGGACGAGTCGCTTCCCGGCACCCCGGTGCAGGCGCTGCGCGACAACCGGCACACCGAGGTCACCCGCCGGGCGCAGGCCCTGGCGCTCTGAGCCCGGTGCATCCGGACGACCGGGCCGGGCGGAAGCTGCTGACGTGGAGCAGCTGACCTACCTGGGCCTGCTGGCCGGCTGCCTGGTGGTGACCGCGCCCCTGGAGCTGGTGCTCGGCGTCCGCGTGTACGCGCGCTGGCGGCGGTTCCTGCTCGCCGTCGTCCCCGAGTTCGTCGTCTTCGTCGTCTGGGTGCTCTACGCGATCGCGCAGGGGCACTGGGACTACAGCGACGTGCGCACCCTCGGCGTCCGGCTGCCCGGCGGCATCCCGCTCGAGGAGGTGCTCTTCTTCCTGGTCGTCCCGCTGTGCTCGGTGCTCGCGCTGGAGGCGGTGCGGAAGGTGACGGGGTGGGACGCCGGCTACCCCGCCGAGGAGGCCCTCCCGGCGGGGGAGCGGGCCGGACGATGAGCTACTCCGCCCTCGCCGTGCTCGCGGTCGTCGCCGTCCTGGTGGTCGACCTGGCGGTGCTGCGCACGCGGATGGTCACCCGGAAGGTCTTCTGGACCGCCTACGCGATCATCGTGACGTTCCAGCTGCTGATGAACGGGGTGCTCACCGGCCTGGACGTGGTCACCTACGACCCGGACACGATCTGGGGGCCGCGGATCGCCTACGCCCCGGTGGAGGACCTGCTCTTCGGGTTCGCGATGGTCACCCTCACCCTGGCCACCTGGGCGGCGGTCAACCGGCGGGCGAACACCGCGAGGCGGCGCGGCCTGGACACCGACACCCGCCCGTCGAGCACCCGGTAGTCCGCACGCTCGATCTCGGTGAGGATGCCGCCGTACAGGTCGGTCGCCGCCCGGACGCAGTCCCGTGAATCGGGGGCGAGCAGCGGCGTGCCGGGGGCGGCGTCGTCGTACCGGCGGCGGACGATCGCCACCATCTCCCGCATCAGGTCCGCGAACCGGGCGTCGTGCCGCTTCTCCATCAGCTGCTCGCGGGTCACGCCGTGGGCGGCCATCAGGTCCGCGGGCAGGTAGACCCGCCCCCGGTCGGCGTCCTCGGCGACGTCGCGCAGGAAGTTGGTCAGCTGGAACGCCTCGCCGAGGGCGATCGCGTGCGGCGCCGCCTCCTCGCGGGCCACACCCGGTGCGGTGCCCAGCACGGGCAGCACCTGCAGCCCGATCACCGACGCCGAGCCCCACATGTACCGGTCGAGGGCGGCCATGTCGGGGTAGGCGTCGACGTCGAGGTCGCTGGTCATCGCCGCGAGGAAGTCGACCAGGTGCTCGACGGGGATCGCGTGGCGCCGGTAGGTGTGCACCAGGGCGAGGCGCACGGGGTCGTCGGACCAGCCGGCCTCCAGCTCGGCCAGGACCGCGCGCGACCAGTCGGCCAGGTCGCCGGCGGGATCGGGCCCGGGCAGGTCGACCAGGTCGTCGGCGGTCCGCGCCCCGGCGTAGAGGGCGTGGATCGCCGGACGGCGGTCGGGGGTGAGCAGCCGGGTGGCGAGGTGGTAGCTCTTGCCGTGCCGCGCGGCGATCTGCGCGCAGTGCCGGTAGGCGGCGTCCAGCCGCGCCTGGCGCTCGGCCTGCGTGTCGGGTGGTCGCAGTGCCGTCATGAGGGCTGCACCCCCGTGATCCGCTCCGCCGCCAGCCGGCCGCTCATGAGCACCATCGGCACGCCCACGCCCGGCTGCACCGACGAGCCGGCCAGCACCACGTTCTCGGGCCCGCGCCGGGAGAGCGTCGGGGGGCGGAACGGGCCGGTCTGCCCGAAGGTGTGCGCCAGCGCGAACGGGGTGCCGGCGGCCATGCCCTGCGCGGCCCAGGTCAGCGGCGTGTCCATGTGCTCGACCTCGATCGCCTCGGTGACCCCGGTGTACCCGCGCGCCTCGAGGGTGCCCAGCAGCTCGTCCCGGTAGCGGGGGCCGAGCGTCGCCCAGTCCAGCTGCGGGTTCCCGCCGCTGCGGCGGTCGAGGTTCGGCGTGGGGGCGACCACGCTCAGCACCTGCCCGCCCTCGGGGGCCAGGCTCCGGTCGGTGCGCGAGGGCATGCTGATCAGCAGGCTCGGATCGCTCATCGGCCGGCCGTCGCGGGTGAGCTCGTCGAAGACCTGCCGCCACGCCGCGCCGAAGCTGATCGTGTGGTGGGACCGGCCGGGCAGCTCGGTGCGCACGCCCAGGTGCAGCGCGACGCACGACGGGGAGTAGACGGGCCGGCGCGGCCCGCGCAGCCCGGGCACCAGGGTGTGCGGGGCGTCGGTGGTGACGACGACGGCGTCGGCGGGCAGCCGGTCGCCGTCGGCCAGGCGGACCGCGCCCACCCGGCCGCCGGCGGTCTCCAGCTCCGCCACCGGCGCGCCGTACCGGAACACGACCCCGGCGTCGGCCGCAGCGGCGGCGAGGGCACGCGGCACCGCGGCGATGCCGCCCTCCGGGTGCCAGACGCCGGCGCCGATGTCGAGCTGCGCTATGACCGCGTAGGCGGCGATGGCGCGGAAGGGGGAGACCCCGGCGTAGAGGGCCTGAAAGCTGAACAGCCGGCGCAGCCGGTCGTCGGTGAAGGCGCGCTCGACGTGGCCGGACAGCCGCCGGAAGCCGCCGCGCCGGGCGAGCGTCAGCAGCTGGGGGCCCAGCAGGTCCAGCGGGGAGTCGAGGTTGCGGTCGATGAAGGTGTCCAGCTGCAGTCGGTACAGCTCGGCGAGATCGGCGAGGTAGCGGCGCAGGGCGTCGGCCTCGGCCGGCCCGCACAGGGCGGCGACCTCGGCGGCGAACGCGTCGGGGTCGGCGTGCACGTCGAGGTGGGTGCCGTCGGCGAACTGGGCCCGGTAGCTGGTCTCGAGGGGGTGCAGGGTCAGCCGGTCCTCGAGCTTCTCCCCGACGGCGGCCAGGGTGTCGGCCACGACCTGCGGTGCGGTGAAGACCGACGGGCCGGTGTCGAGGGCGTACCCGGCGTGCTCGATGCGCCCGGCCCGGCCGCCGGGCCCGGCGCCGCGGTCGACGACCGTGACCTCGCGGCCGGCGCCGCGCAGGCGCAGGGCGGCGGCCAGGCCGGCCAGCCCGGCACCGACGACGACGACCCGGTCGGTACGGCCGGGGACGCTGCGGGCCATCAGGCGGTGCGGGTGGTGGCGGCCACCGCGAGCGCGTCCAGGGCGGCGCGGGCGTCCTCGGCCATCGGCGCCTCGGCGATCGCCTCGCGGGCCAGGGCGGTGCGCTGGGTGATCCGCTCCTCGACGCGGTCCCGCGCGCCGGTCGAGACCAGCAGGCCCCGCAGCGCCTGGAACTCGTCGGCTCCGGCGTCGGGGTTGCCGAGCAGCTCGCCGAGCAGCCGGCGGCCCACGTCGTCCGTCGCCTCCTCGGCGAGGGCCACCAGCAGCGTCTGCTTCCCCTCGCGCAGGTCGTCGTCGGCGGACTTCCCGGTGACCTCCGGATCGCCGAAGACGCCGAGGAGGTCGTCCCGGAGCTGGAAGGCCTCGCCGAGGGGGAGCCCGATGGCGGCGCACGCCTCGACCACGGCCGGCCCGGCCCCGGCGATCGCGGCCCCGAGCTGCAGCGGCCGCTGGACCGTGTAGCCGGCGCTCTTGTAGCGGGCGACGGTCAGCGCGCCGTCGGGCCCGGGCAGGCCGCCGGCGGCGCGCAGCAGGTCGAGGTACTGCCCGGCGGTCACCTCGGTGCGCATCGTGTCCCAGACCGCCCGGGCGCGGCCCAGGGCCGGCTCGGAGATCCCGGAGCAGCGCAGCATCTCGTCCGACCAGACCAGCGCGAGGTCGCCCACCAGGATCGCGGCGCCGACGCCGAACAGCTCGCCGTCACCCGAGAAGCCGTGCGCGGAGTGCCGGTCGGCGAACCCGATGTGGGTGGTCGGCCGGCCCCGGCGGGTGCCGGCGGCGTCCATC is from Blastococcus sp. HT6-4 and encodes:
- the pknB gene encoding Stk1 family PASTA domain-containing Ser/Thr kinase, producing the protein MDTAVTDPVVGLVLEGRYRLEERLARGGMSTVYAATDLRLHRTVAVKVMAEHLAHDPTFVDRFTREARAAAMLSHPNVVGVSDQGSDQGLVFLVMELVRGRTLRDLLSARGRLTVAEAFAVLEPMLAGLTAAHRAGIVHRDIKPENVLIGVDGVVKVADFGLARAVVGTGQTSQTGGVLIGTVAYLSPEQLERGRADARSDIYAAGIVLFEMLTGHPPYGGDTPLAVAYQHVHHDVPAPSKDVPGLPWQVDDLVARTTRRDAAGRPLDAGAFLAELSDVRKDLGLEPVPVPTGQTTAGPATLRPTNRPTRPRPGHPSNPGTEVLGARASRPRGTSTLPGMGAGPTTDVHGRRPGPARPRPGVPDHIRRRRGRLAVAVVLLMTITIGAVGWWVGVGRWTDVPELAGKEEAAAIDLLQGAGLDPDPVVSEWSETVPDGVVISADPAEGEVIRGTDVRVVVSKGPERYIVPPDLVGLPIDEVEAAIQRDLPVQVTRGQDYDDDVPPGMVIRFEPAAGIELKRDQVVTAVVSQGRAPVAVPDVTGQTPEQATANLQGLGFTVERIEDGRSDQVDAGEVMAVDPGPAAGPVPYGSTVRIQVSAGVPLVTVPDVVGMSGDEATATLEAAGLEVEATRFFGNSVLRQSPAAGEQVERGTPVTILLSFG
- a CDS encoding alpha-hydroxy acid oxidase, which produces MATIGPADTPVPGAREQLVGQEIPEDPRPEPPYLDLEVLEARAREVLAPPVYDYYAGGAETETTTSEATAAWRSWRLRPRVLRGVTTVRLGTELLGTPVRTPIGVAPWAYQGMAHPDGELATARAAAATGALMTVSTSATQTLEEVSAAAPDSPQWFQLYRSVSDAHTDDLARRAGDAGYRALVLTVDLPLLGRRRRDMRHGFALPEGLRMANHPPEHLRPTFTDLVTATWTFDDIARFGQVSGLPVIVKGVLRGDDAAHCVQAGAAAVWVSTHGGRQVDPAVSSAHALPEVVDAVGDDVEVYVDGGIRSGSDALTALALGATAVFVARPVAWGLATGGTRGVAGVLDGLSAELAHTMALCGLPDVRSLPRDTVTPAGVIRRT
- a CDS encoding Rv2175c family DNA-binding protein is translated as MDTLTPAEVAQLLGTSPNRVRQLLRDRKLMAVPGSGNGRIPAAFVQDGVILKHLPGLLTVLQDGGFTDEEAFDWLFREDESLPGTPVQALRDNRHTEVTRRAQALAL
- a CDS encoding lycopene cyclase domain-containing protein, whose product is MEQLTYLGLLAGCLVVTAPLELVLGVRVYARWRRFLLAVVPEFVVFVVWVLYAIAQGHWDYSDVRTLGVRLPGGIPLEEVLFFLVVPLCSVLALEAVRKVTGWDAGYPAEEALPAGERAGR
- a CDS encoding phytoene/squalene synthase family protein; this encodes MTALRPPDTQAERQARLDAAYRHCAQIAARHGKSYHLATRLLTPDRRPAIHALYAGARTADDLVDLPGPDPAGDLADWSRAVLAELEAGWSDDPVRLALVHTYRRHAIPVEHLVDFLAAMTSDLDVDAYPDMAALDRYMWGSASVIGLQVLPVLGTAPGVAREEAAPHAIALGEAFQLTNFLRDVAEDADRGRVYLPADLMAAHGVTREQLMEKRHDARFADLMREMVAIVRRRYDDAAPGTPLLAPDSRDCVRAATDLYGGILTEIERADYRVLDGRVSVSRPRRLAVFARRLTAAQVARVRVTIANPKSRSSTGA
- the crtI gene encoding phytoene desaturase family protein; translation: MARSVPGRTDRVVVVGAGLAGLAAALRLRGAGREVTVVDRGAGPGGRAGRIEHAGYALDTGPSVFTAPQVVADTLAAVGEKLEDRLTLHPLETSYRAQFADGTHLDVHADPDAFAAEVAALCGPAEADALRRYLADLAELYRLQLDTFIDRNLDSPLDLLGPQLLTLARRGGFRRLSGHVERAFTDDRLRRLFSFQALYAGVSPFRAIAAYAVIAQLDIGAGVWHPEGGIAAVPRALAAAAADAGVVFRYGAPVAELETAGGRVGAVRLADGDRLPADAVVVTTDAPHTLVPGLRGPRRPVYSPSCVALHLGVRTELPGRSHHTISFGAAWRQVFDELTRDGRPMSDPSLLISMPSRTDRSLAPEGGQVLSVVAPTPNLDRRSGGNPQLDWATLGPRYRDELLGTLEARGYTGVTEAIEVEHMDTPLTWAAQGMAAGTPFALAHTFGQTGPFRPPTLSRRGPENVVLAGSSVQPGVGVPMVLMSGRLAAERITGVQPS
- a CDS encoding polyprenyl synthetase family protein, with the protein product MERSTAAALLEGPRPTRLGDTDQMIAAEQQREAVRPAPPLAAADLDRVRAAVAVALTDFLDQQRATLAGMDGRLVPVVDEVCALAEGGKKLRPSFAYWGWRGACGQGSGAGEDEAAVLRAVAALEFVHASALVHDDVMDAAGTRRGRPTTHIGFADRHSAHGFSGDGELFGVGAAILVGDLALVWSDEMLRCSGISEPALGRARAVWDTMRTEVTAGQYLDLLRAAGGLPGPDGALTVARYKSAGYTVQRPLQLGAAIAGAGPAVVEACAAIGLPLGEAFQLRDDLLGVFGDPEVTGKSADDDLREGKQTLLVALAEEATDDVGRRLLGELLGNPDAGADEFQALRGLLVSTGARDRVEERITQRTALAREAIAEAPMAEDARAALDALAVAATTRTA